A portion of the Acidobacteriaceae bacterium genome contains these proteins:
- a CDS encoding RidA family protein, whose product MNIDARLKALGIELAQAPKPAANYLLAKQMGGLCFLAGAISLHGDVVITGRMGENRSVEEGYSAARASGLRALAMLASELGSLERVASVVSVTGFVNATPEFDKLAGVMDGFSDLMVDVFGEAGKHVRTAVGASSLPRNALIEVQMVVATNPAGS is encoded by the coding sequence ATGAATATTGACGCACGATTGAAGGCGCTGGGGATTGAGTTGGCGCAGGCCCCGAAGCCCGCGGCAAATTATCTGCTGGCGAAGCAGATGGGTGGGTTGTGCTTTTTGGCTGGAGCTATCTCGCTGCATGGTGACGTGGTGATCACGGGGCGCATGGGGGAGAACCGCAGCGTTGAAGAAGGTTACAGCGCGGCGCGTGCGAGCGGGTTGCGTGCGCTGGCGATGTTGGCGAGCGAACTAGGCTCGCTGGAGCGCGTGGCATCCGTGGTGAGTGTTACGGGTTTTGTGAACGCGACGCCGGAGTTCGACAAGCTGGCCGGGGTCATGGACGGCTTCTCTGATTTGATGGTCGATGTCTTTGGCGAGGCGGGCAAGCATGTTCGCACGGCTGTCGGGGCGAGCTCCTTGCCACGGAATGCACTCATCGAGGTGCAGATGGTTGTTGCGACAAATCCCGCTGGATCGTGA
- the pyrB gene encoding aspartate carbamoyltransferase: MAEKLQHVLSVKQLMDVTLLQDLFELAWEFERDEVERKSRTRLSGRILATMFYEPSTRTRFSFEAAMQRLGGGVLTAENAVDNSSAAKGESIADTARVIGGYADVIALRHFERGAVTEAASASPVPVINAGDGAGEHPTQALLDAYTIRKELHRLHGLRIAVVGDLKNGRTVHSLLPLLSLFPGLHVTMIAPPTLRLPAESVAELQQRGVVVVETEEFSTEILREADVVYMTRVQRERFASDEEYEAVKALYILTEEVADQLKPEAIILHALPRLQELPAGVDRNLRAAYFRQAKNGLYVRMALLAYLLE, encoded by the coding sequence ATGGCTGAGAAGCTTCAGCATGTGCTTAGCGTGAAGCAGTTGATGGATGTGACACTGCTGCAGGACCTCTTCGAGCTGGCGTGGGAGTTTGAGCGCGATGAGGTCGAGCGCAAGTCGCGCACGCGGTTGAGCGGACGCATCCTGGCGACAATGTTCTATGAGCCAAGCACGCGTACGCGCTTCTCGTTCGAGGCCGCGATGCAGCGGCTGGGTGGCGGTGTGCTGACGGCGGAGAATGCGGTCGACAACTCGTCTGCTGCGAAGGGCGAGTCGATTGCCGATACGGCGCGAGTGATTGGTGGCTATGCGGACGTGATCGCACTGCGCCACTTCGAGCGGGGTGCCGTGACGGAGGCGGCGAGCGCGTCGCCGGTGCCGGTGATCAACGCCGGGGACGGGGCGGGGGAGCATCCGACGCAGGCCTTGCTGGATGCGTACACGATTCGCAAGGAGTTGCACCGTCTGCATGGGCTGCGCATTGCGGTCGTGGGTGATCTGAAGAACGGTCGCACGGTGCATTCTTTGTTGCCCTTGCTCAGCCTTTTTCCTGGGTTGCACGTCACGATGATCGCTCCGCCAACGTTGCGTCTGCCGGCGGAGTCGGTGGCGGAGTTGCAGCAGCGCGGTGTCGTTGTGGTGGAGACCGAAGAGTTCAGTACGGAGATTCTGCGCGAGGCGGACGTGGTCTATATGACGCGGGTGCAGCGTGAACGTTTTGCGTCGGATGAGGAGTACGAGGCGGTGAAGGCGCTGTACATTCTCACGGAAGAGGTTGCGGATCAGCTCAAGCCGGAGGCGATTATTCTGCACGCGTTGCCGCGCTTGCAGGAGCTTCCTGCGGGCGTCGATCGCAACCTGCGGGCAGCGTACTTCCGGCAGGCAAAGAACGGCCTCTATGTACGCATGGCGTTGCTAGCGTACCTGCTGGAGTAA
- a CDS encoding amidohydrolase family protein, with amino-acid sequence MRVEGTLVAEDRVWQGAVVIDDATGLIVSVEDARGESDLDTTGCLIFPGFGDIHIHAREDASGKQMYKEDFTTTSAAAVHGGVVQVADMPNNVIAPVNDELYAEKEKLTAKSDVHVTLYAGIGPTTNPLHRHVPYKAFMGPSVGDLFFTSAEQLEQAIARYRGKNVSFHCEDPIIMDAHRGEPTHEERRPAQAEVSATALALQLIEKYELQGKLCHYSTREGLPMIVAAKQRGVKVTAEVTPHHLFFDTSSLTEENRLWLQMNPPLRATEDRLAMIEALRRGDIDYVATDHAPHSHEEKLKGASGVPHLDTLAPFATWLMAEHGFTPELICKYFSANPARFVREFLPKELGEGFGAIAAGYAGSLTVLDMQTPYTVTRESVKTKCAWSPFEGFTFPGSVRATILRGKVFGNG; translated from the coding sequence GTGCGCGTTGAAGGAACGTTGGTTGCGGAAGATCGGGTTTGGCAGGGTGCGGTCGTTATTGACGATGCAACCGGCCTGATTGTGAGCGTGGAAGACGCGCGCGGCGAGAGCGATCTCGATACGACGGGCTGCCTGATCTTTCCGGGCTTTGGCGACATCCATATCCACGCGCGTGAAGATGCGAGCGGGAAGCAGATGTACAAGGAAGACTTCACGACGACCTCTGCTGCGGCTGTGCACGGTGGCGTGGTGCAGGTGGCGGACATGCCGAACAACGTGATCGCTCCGGTGAACGATGAGCTGTATGCCGAGAAAGAAAAGCTGACGGCGAAGAGCGACGTGCATGTGACGCTCTATGCGGGAATTGGGCCGACGACGAATCCGCTGCATCGCCATGTGCCGTATAAGGCGTTCATGGGGCCGTCGGTGGGGGATCTTTTCTTTACCAGCGCGGAGCAGTTGGAGCAGGCGATTGCACGCTATCGCGGCAAGAACGTCAGCTTTCATTGCGAAGATCCGATCATCATGGACGCGCATCGCGGCGAGCCGACGCATGAAGAGCGTCGGCCTGCGCAAGCGGAGGTGTCTGCGACGGCGCTGGCGCTGCAGTTGATCGAGAAGTACGAGTTGCAGGGCAAGCTTTGTCATTACTCCACGCGCGAAGGTCTGCCGATGATTGTGGCGGCGAAGCAGCGTGGTGTGAAGGTGACGGCTGAGGTGACGCCGCATCATCTCTTCTTTGATACGTCGTCGCTGACGGAGGAGAACCGCTTGTGGCTGCAGATGAATCCTCCGCTACGAGCCACGGAAGACCGGTTGGCGATGATCGAGGCGTTGCGGCGAGGCGACATTGACTATGTGGCAACGGACCACGCGCCGCACTCGCACGAAGAGAAGCTGAAGGGCGCAAGCGGTGTGCCGCATCTCGATACGCTGGCTCCGTTTGCGACGTGGCTGATGGCGGAGCATGGGTTTACGCCAGAGTTAATTTGCAAGTATTTCTCTGCGAACCCGGCGCGGTTTGTGCGCGAGTTTCTTCCGAAGGAGCTCGGCGAAGGCTTTGGCGCGATTGCTGCGGGTTATGCGGGATCGCTGACGGTGCTGGATATGCAGACGCCGTACACGGTGACGCGCGAAAGTGTGAAGACGAAGTGTGCGTGGAGCCCGTTTGAAGGCTTTACGTTCCCTGGAAGCGTGCGCGCGACGATTCTGCGCGGGAAGGTGTTTGGAAATGGCTGA